From Alloacidobacterium dinghuense:
CGTGCATCGCTCGGCAATCGTCAATCTGCAATACGTGAAAGAAATCCGAACAGATTCACTCGAAGGAGAATCCTTTGTCCTGATGCAGGATGGGCAGAAGGTGCCAGTGAGTCGCGGATACAAGGCGAAGATTACTGGGTTACTGGCGCATTGATTCGCAGACTAAGATCCGGCAGCTAGCTCCTCTACAAAGCTCTTTTCATTGTTTGAATACGCGAGCTTCCATAAACTGTCTGCCATGACAGTACCGGCACGCAGGCTCGGGGCACTTAAGCTGGAGGTGCGCGAATCCCTGATCGCGCGCATGGTCGAACTTCCGGTCCAGCAGTTCATCCATACACAGGGTGTCAGCAGTGCTTTTCTGCTCGTAGCTGCTGTAATTGCGCTCATTTGGGCTAACTCACCGTGGAGTGCGTCTTACTATCACATCTGGCACATCGAGCTTAAAGTTTCGAAATTGATTTTGCCTTTGCATGCATGGATCAACGACGCCATGATGGCGCTGTTCTTCTTTCTCGTAGGCATGGAGGTCAAACAGGAAATTGTTAACGGCGAACTCGCCGATATACGACGCGCTGCACTGCCCGTTTTCGCAGGCGCTGGCGGCATGGTTGTGCCGGCACTCATTTTTGTCATCCTGAATTACGGGACGGCGGGAGCACATGGATGGGGCATTCCTATGGCAACGGATATTGCCTTTTCTCTCGGGGTGCTAACCATGGTGAAAGGCGTTCCTGCTGAACTGAAAGTCTTTTTGCTATCTCTCGCGATTGCTGACGACATCGGCGCCATTGTTGTAATTGCACTCTTTTACACCACTACGTTGCACTTTCGTCAGCTAGTCATCGCTGCAGTTTTGTTGGCATTGATTTTGCTTTGCCGTCGCATCGGGATTGATCGACAGATTATTTATGCAGTTCTAGGTTTCGCGTTCTGGCTTGCGGTTCTTCGCTCCGGTCTTCATGCAACGATCGCAGGAGTGATTCTCGGAATGCTTGTCCCTGTACGCTCACGCGTTTCCCCAGATACTTTCGTCACAGTGTGCAACGAGACTCTGGAAGAATTTCGCAAAGCCCTTGCTTCTGGTGACACGGCGCTGGCGAACCGGCAGCTGGGCGCGATGGAGTACCTGATTGAGAATACGGAATCACCAGCCGATCGCCTGACACGAAAGCTGCATGACTGGATCGCCTTTCTCGTTCTGCCACTCTTCGCTCTATCAAATGCCGGCGTCACATTTTCGCAATCGACATGGCGCTCGCTCCTGCACAGTCCGGTTTCGTGGGGCGTGCTCTTGGGACTTCTTATAGGAAAACCCATCGGCATCGTTTGTGCTTCCTGGATCGCTGTCAGACTTAAAGCTGCGCGGCTTCCAAATAGAGTGAGTTGGGGGCAGATTGCCGGGGTGGGAGCGATTGCGGGGATTGGGTTTACCGTTTCGCTCTTTATCGGCGCTCTCGCTTTTGATGATCCTGCCACGCTCGACGCAGCCAAGACCGCTGTCTTGTGCGCTTCGCTGCTTGCGGGAGTATTCGGATACCTGCTGCTGAAGCGAACAACAGCAACGATGGGAACAAGGGACTCCTGATCAAGTTCAGATAACACCTGTAGCGTTTTCCTCATGACGTTAGGATAGTCAACATGCAGGATGAAACGTTCATGCAGGCAGCGCTTAACGAGGCACGACTGGCGGCTGGCGCTGGCGAAGTGCCGATCGGGGCAGTCGTCGTTGTACGAGGCGAGGTTATATCGCGCGGCCAGAACCGCGTGCTGCGAGATGTCGATCCGACGGCCCACGCCGAGATCGTTGCCATGCGTGGAGCGGCGTATGCTCTCGACAATTACCGCCTGCTCGATTGCGAACTTTATGTGACACTGGAGCCATGCGCGATGTGCGCAGGAGCAATGATTCACGCACGGCTCGCACGACTGATCTATGGCGCTGCTGATCCAAAGGCCGGGGCTGTGGGCTCTGTGCTCGACGTGCTGAATCATCCGAGGCTAAATCACAAGACACCAGTGACCGCTTGGGTTCTGTCCGAAGAATGCGGCGCAATTCTCAAAGAGTTTTTTCGTGCTCGCCGCGATTAACTTCAATCAGTCATGGTCAGCCTGCGAATTGCTTCCGCAGCCTGCGGATATTTCTGTGTGAGCGATTCCCTCTTGCCTGATTCGTAGTCTGCATAGTCAAAACCCGGACTTACCGTGCACCCGAGCAGTGCGAAGCTGCCGCCGGGGAGCAAGCGTGAACCCTGCCATACATATTTCGGAACGTGGAGTTGGACGTGCATGTCTGAGCTGATGTTCTGACCGAGGATGACGGTACGCGCGCTTCCGTCCGGCAGGAGCTGCAGCATTTCGACTGGATCACCCAGGTAGAAATGAAATATCTCGTCAGAGGCCAAGCGGTGCAATTCAGAAAATGTATGCGGTTCGAGCAGGTAGTAGATGGCGGTTCCAGCAGCCCGATCGGCTGAATAGCGCGCTGGAAGTGCAGCTTTAGGAAATGTTTCTTCAGCACGCCATGTTTGTATGAACCATCCACCTTCGCATGGGTGTGGCTCGAGCCGCAGCAGTTTTTTCAGTTCGTCGGCAGTCATCAGCCTCATGATACCTGGGAACTCTTGAACTACTGCGGTGTCTAATCGCAACAGGTGCCTCGCTTACCAACTCTCGATTGGTCTGGAGGCACTATGTTTGAAGACAGTCTTGTGGAGTCGGTTGGGCGCATTCGCACGCGCAGCAGATATTTCGCTGTCGGCTCATTTGGCGTACAGGCGTTACTGCTCGCGGCGCTGGTGATGTATCCGTTTCTGCACCCGGCCGTGTTGCCGAAGCAAGCTCTTACGATACTACTAACGGCGTCCCCGGTTCCGCTAGCTCCGGCGAACCTGCCACAGCGGACAACGGCGGCTTCTACTCATTCGCAACCGATAATGATTATCAATCCACTCACAATCCCGAGCCGAATTCCCCAGCACGTGGTTATGGATGCGGAGACCGGACCACCTCCTGCCGCCGCTGATACCGGATTCGGCAAAGCAGCAACAGGCACAGACAGCGGAT
This genomic window contains:
- the tadA gene encoding tRNA adenosine(34) deaminase TadA encodes the protein MQDETFMQAALNEARLAAGAGEVPIGAVVVVRGEVISRGQNRVLRDVDPTAHAEIVAMRGAAYALDNYRLLDCELYVTLEPCAMCAGAMIHARLARLIYGAADPKAGAVGSVLDVLNHPRLNHKTPVTAWVLSEECGAILKEFFRARRD
- a CDS encoding cupin domain-containing protein, producing MRLMTADELKKLLRLEPHPCEGGWFIQTWRAEETFPKAALPARYSADRAAGTAIYYLLEPHTFSELHRLASDEIFHFYLGDPVEMLQLLPDGSARTVILGQNISSDMHVQLHVPKYVWQGSRLLPGGSFALLGCTVSPGFDYADYESGKRESLTQKYPQAAEAIRRLTMTD
- the nhaA gene encoding Na+/H+ antiporter NhaA codes for the protein MTVPARRLGALKLEVRESLIARMVELPVQQFIHTQGVSSAFLLVAAVIALIWANSPWSASYYHIWHIELKVSKLILPLHAWINDAMMALFFFLVGMEVKQEIVNGELADIRRAALPVFAGAGGMVVPALIFVILNYGTAGAHGWGIPMATDIAFSLGVLTMVKGVPAELKVFLLSLAIADDIGAIVVIALFYTTTLHFRQLVIAAVLLALILLCRRIGIDRQIIYAVLGFAFWLAVLRSGLHATIAGVILGMLVPVRSRVSPDTFVTVCNETLEEFRKALASGDTALANRQLGAMEYLIENTESPADRLTRKLHDWIAFLVLPLFALSNAGVTFSQSTWRSLLHSPVSWGVLLGLLIGKPIGIVCASWIAVRLKAARLPNRVSWGQIAGVGAIAGIGFTVSLFIGALAFDDPATLDAAKTAVLCASLLAGVFGYLLLKRTTATMGTRDS
- a CDS encoding energy transducer TonB, with the translated sequence MFEDSLVESVGRIRTRSRYFAVGSFGVQALLLAALVMYPFLHPAVLPKQALTILLTASPVPLAPANLPQRTTAASTHSQPIMIINPLTIPSRIPQHVVMDAETGPPPAAADTGFGKAATGTDSGLFDTLGSSSPAVVKPPSAKGPVHISSGVAAGQLLVAIQPIYPAIARQARVQGTVVVQAVISTSGTIEQLHVVSGPPMLQGAAIESIRRARYRPFMLNGEPVAVETTISVVFTLGGGN